In Tripterygium wilfordii isolate XIE 37 chromosome 23, ASM1340144v1, whole genome shotgun sequence, one genomic interval encodes:
- the LOC119993369 gene encoding E3 ubiquitin-protein ligase MBR2-like isoform X1, which translates to MDEYSGKRAVDGVVISRKGSAVALRDTASSRDRNAQFCSRIGCSGRPNSLKGTQVIGSEKGKSSRPSFRFSSNGKEILGSTSRAFSATNTSKKSLTETRKRLTTQLETDSSESSSVQDEPEIPDSRSPLEKTQRELQPGSESAESSEVTSVELGSSSVSSNTRSRKNFRQRLGLANPDSPLGPSVSSAPRSTSNNARANASRYGMKNFKCSSIADVIPSNCSSSESNASRKKDPLKKRNCEGESSSSARGKKMTGSSAEGQNSIPSHGISISDSRQARNFPANRDNGIPSVRNRRSFNGYTRTRVASQENRNCSSQNEFPLVPQQMPQSDITIDFNDPSSSHQFSLETFSSLSSSYGRLGNSSEYMRGIRPASPAEGGSSRSLINRESFRRYNMDGIAEQVLLALERIEQDEELTYEQLLVLETSLFLNGLNFYDQHREMRLDIDNMSYEELLALEERMGSVSTALTEEALSTCLKTSIYQSTTIEDAITVCAGEKSNVKCSICQEEYIVGDEVGRLRCEHRYHATCIQQWLRLKNWCPICKAAAVPSPSASTPP; encoded by the exons GTTATCTCTAGAAAGGGATCTGCCGTGGCGTTGAGAGATACTGCGAGTAGTAGagatcgaaatgctcaattctgcagcCGAATTGGATGCAGTGGCAGACCCAACTCGTTGAAAGGTACCCAAGTGATTGGctcagaaaaaggaaaatcttCAAGGCCCTCATTTAGGTTTTCTTCTAATGGCAAGGAGATATTAGGAAGTACATCGAGGGCTTTTTCTGCAACCAACACCTCAAAAAAGTCCCTTACTGAAACTCGAAAGAGGCTGACCACTCAGCTTGAAACAGATTCATCTGAATCTAGTAGTGTACAGGATGAACCTGAAATACCTGATTCTCGAAGTCCTCTTGAAAAAACTCAAAGAGAACTCCAACCTGGTTCTGAAAGTGCTGAATCTAGTGAGGTTACATCAGTTGAATTGGGAAGCTCAAGTGTATCATCAAATACAAGATCTAGGAAAAACTTTCGTCAAAGATTGGGATTGGCAAATCCAGATAGTCCATTAGGTCCCTCTGTTTCTTCAGCACCTAGAAGCACTAGCAACAATGCCCGTGCTAATGCGAGTAGATATGGTATGAAAAATTTTAAATGCAGTTCCATAGCTGATGTCATACCTTCCAATTGTTCGTCATCAGAATCTAATGCTAGTAGAAAGAAAGACCCATTGAAAAAGAGAAATTGTGAAGGAGAAAGTAGTTCCTCGGCCAGGGGAAAGAAGATGACAGGGTCATCAGCGGAGGGGCAGAATTCTATACCAAGCCATGGCATATCTATCTCAGATTCAAGGCAGGCCAGAAATTTCCCTGCTAACAGGGATAATGGGATTCCATCAGTTAGGAATCGTAGATCTTTCAATGGTTACACCAGGACAAGAGTTGCCAGTCAAGAAAATAGAAACTGTTCCTCACAAAATGAGTTCCCTCTTGTTCCTCAACAAATGCCACAGTCAGATATAACCATCGACTTCAATGATCCTAGCTCTTCGCACCAGTTTTCTTTGGAGACCTTCTCAAGTCTCTCAAGCTCTTATGGTCGACTGGGAAATAGCAGTGAGTATATGAGAGGTATTAGGCCCGCCAGTCCAGCAGAAGGTGGAAGTTCGCGATCTTTGATCAATCGAGAGAGCTTCCGACGCTACAATATGGATGGAATTGCAGAG CAGGTGTTACTGGCACTTGAGAGGATAGAGCAAGATGAAGAACTCACGTATGAG CAATTACTGGTTCTGGAAACAAGCTTGTTCCTCAATGGGCTTAACTTTTATGACCAGCATAGAGAAATGAGACTGGATATCGATAATATGTCGTATGAG GAATTATTAGCCCTAGAAGAGAGAATGGGTTCAGTTAGCACAGCATTGACAGAGGAAGCATTGTCTACATGCCTTAAGACTAGCATTTATCAGTCAACAACTATTGAGGATGCAATTACCGTCTGTGCTGGGGAAAAAAGTAATGTCAAGTGCAGTATTTGCCAG GAAGAGTACATAGTTGGCGATGAAGTGGGGAGGCTGCGATGTGAGCATAGGTATCATGCAACGTGCATACAGCAATGGTTGCGGCTGAAAAATTGGTGCCCCATCTGTAAGGCAGCAGCAGTACCCTCTCCATCGGCATCCACACCCCCATGA
- the LOC119993369 gene encoding E3 ubiquitin-protein ligase MBR2-like isoform X2, with translation MDEYSGKRAVDGVVISRKGSAVALRDTASSRDRNAQFCSRIGCSGRPNSLKGTQVIGSEKGKSSRPSFRFSSNGKEILGSTSRAFSATNTSKKSLTETRKRLTTQLETDSSESSSVQDEPEIPDSRSPLEKTQRELQPGSESAESSEVTSVELGSSSVSSNTRSRKNFRQRLGLANPDSPLGPSVSSAPRSTSNNARANASRYGMKNFKCSSIADVIPSNCSSSESNASRKKDPLKKRNCEGESSSSARGKKMTGSSAEGQNSIPSHGISISDSRQARNFPANRDNGIPSVRNRRSFNGYTRTRVASQENRNCSSQNEFPLVPQQMPQSDITIDFNDPSSSHQFSLETFSSLSSSYGRLGNSSEYMRGIRPASPAEGGSSRSLINRESFRRYNMDGIAEVLLALERIEQDEELTYEQLLVLETSLFLNGLNFYDQHREMRLDIDNMSYEELLALEERMGSVSTALTEEALSTCLKTSIYQSTTIEDAITVCAGEKSNVKCSICQEEYIVGDEVGRLRCEHRYHATCIQQWLRLKNWCPICKAAAVPSPSASTPP, from the exons GTTATCTCTAGAAAGGGATCTGCCGTGGCGTTGAGAGATACTGCGAGTAGTAGagatcgaaatgctcaattctgcagcCGAATTGGATGCAGTGGCAGACCCAACTCGTTGAAAGGTACCCAAGTGATTGGctcagaaaaaggaaaatcttCAAGGCCCTCATTTAGGTTTTCTTCTAATGGCAAGGAGATATTAGGAAGTACATCGAGGGCTTTTTCTGCAACCAACACCTCAAAAAAGTCCCTTACTGAAACTCGAAAGAGGCTGACCACTCAGCTTGAAACAGATTCATCTGAATCTAGTAGTGTACAGGATGAACCTGAAATACCTGATTCTCGAAGTCCTCTTGAAAAAACTCAAAGAGAACTCCAACCTGGTTCTGAAAGTGCTGAATCTAGTGAGGTTACATCAGTTGAATTGGGAAGCTCAAGTGTATCATCAAATACAAGATCTAGGAAAAACTTTCGTCAAAGATTGGGATTGGCAAATCCAGATAGTCCATTAGGTCCCTCTGTTTCTTCAGCACCTAGAAGCACTAGCAACAATGCCCGTGCTAATGCGAGTAGATATGGTATGAAAAATTTTAAATGCAGTTCCATAGCTGATGTCATACCTTCCAATTGTTCGTCATCAGAATCTAATGCTAGTAGAAAGAAAGACCCATTGAAAAAGAGAAATTGTGAAGGAGAAAGTAGTTCCTCGGCCAGGGGAAAGAAGATGACAGGGTCATCAGCGGAGGGGCAGAATTCTATACCAAGCCATGGCATATCTATCTCAGATTCAAGGCAGGCCAGAAATTTCCCTGCTAACAGGGATAATGGGATTCCATCAGTTAGGAATCGTAGATCTTTCAATGGTTACACCAGGACAAGAGTTGCCAGTCAAGAAAATAGAAACTGTTCCTCACAAAATGAGTTCCCTCTTGTTCCTCAACAAATGCCACAGTCAGATATAACCATCGACTTCAATGATCCTAGCTCTTCGCACCAGTTTTCTTTGGAGACCTTCTCAAGTCTCTCAAGCTCTTATGGTCGACTGGGAAATAGCAGTGAGTATATGAGAGGTATTAGGCCCGCCAGTCCAGCAGAAGGTGGAAGTTCGCGATCTTTGATCAATCGAGAGAGCTTCCGACGCTACAATATGGATGGAATTGCAGAG GTGTTACTGGCACTTGAGAGGATAGAGCAAGATGAAGAACTCACGTATGAG CAATTACTGGTTCTGGAAACAAGCTTGTTCCTCAATGGGCTTAACTTTTATGACCAGCATAGAGAAATGAGACTGGATATCGATAATATGTCGTATGAG GAATTATTAGCCCTAGAAGAGAGAATGGGTTCAGTTAGCACAGCATTGACAGAGGAAGCATTGTCTACATGCCTTAAGACTAGCATTTATCAGTCAACAACTATTGAGGATGCAATTACCGTCTGTGCTGGGGAAAAAAGTAATGTCAAGTGCAGTATTTGCCAG GAAGAGTACATAGTTGGCGATGAAGTGGGGAGGCTGCGATGTGAGCATAGGTATCATGCAACGTGCATACAGCAATGGTTGCGGCTGAAAAATTGGTGCCCCATCTGTAAGGCAGCAGCAGTACCCTCTCCATCGGCATCCACACCCCCATGA
- the LOC119993791 gene encoding uncharacterized protein LOC119993791 produces the protein MQPHQSSRVDLGELKAQIVKKIGVDRSKRYFYNLNRFLSQKLSKSEFDKSCYRVLGRENLPLHNQLIRTILKNASHAKTPPPFHEVGPAKTLIQTAKASPSKEDGHEQSGSLIPAQNQNVYIWSNGVLPVSPRKVRSGIRDRKLRDRRSPLGPNGKVECASHQSADTEDSGSKGILENGELTPCDYQRPLQLLQPVAEQPENEKEHLVTRRTSEKTRIGSIDHSKVAVAEDGEEVEQGRHSNFSKRPLLAPLGIPFYSASVGGARNSIPVASSSEIFSCYDSGGLSDTETLRKRMEQITTAQGIGGVSLECANVLNNMLDVYLKRLIRSCVQLGGARSAQFAKRGSTHKQLVPGKVINGIWPSNHLHMQSSGEPMDFMQEQKSRCSISLHDFKVAMELNPQQLGEDWPLLLEKICMQSFEE, from the coding sequence ATGCAACCTCACCAGAGCTCAAGAGTTGATTTGGGTGAGTTGAAAGCTCAGATAGTGAAGAAGATTGGGGTTGACAGGTCAAAGAGGTATTTCTATAACTTGAATAGGTTTTTAAGTCAGAAGCTTAGTAAGAGTgaatttgacaaatcatgtTATCGCGTACTCGGAAGGGAGAATCTTCCATTGCACAATCAACTTATACGTACAATTTTGAAGAATGCATCTCATGCCAAGACTCCACCTCCATTTCATGAAGTGGGTCCTGCAAAAACTTTGATCCAAACTGCAAAAGCATCTCCTAGTAAAGAAGATGGGCATGAACAAAGTGGGTCCCTCATTCCGGCTCAGAATCAAAATGTATACATTTGGTCGAATGGGGTTTTGCCTGTGTCCCCTCGAAAGGTTAGGTCTGGGATACGTGATCGCAAGCTTAGAGATAGGCGTAGCCCACTTGGGCCAAATGGGAAGGTCGAATGCGCGTCGCATCAGTCTGCTGATACAGAAGATAGTGGTAGTAAGGGTATCCTGGAAAACGGGGAGTTGACTCCTTGTGATTATCAAAGACCTTTGCAGCTACTGCAGCCGGTTGCAGAACAACCAGAGAATGAAAAGGAGCATCTGGTCACACGAAGAACATCTGAAAAAACAAGGATTGGTAGCATAGACCACTCGAAAGTTGCTGTTGCCGAAGATGGGGAAGAGGTGGAGCAGGGAAGACACTCTAATTTCTCAAAAAGACCTCTACTGGCGCCACTTGGAATTCCTTTTTACTCTGCTAGCGTTGGTGGTGCCCGTAACTCTATTCCAGTGGCAAGCAGCAGTGAAATTTTCAGCTGTTATGACAGTGGTGGGTTATCAGACACAGAGACATTGAGAAAAAGGATGGAGCAGATTACAACTGCTCAGGGCATTGGAGGTGTTTCACTGGAATGTGCTAATGTGCTGAATAATATGTTGGATGTGTATTTAAAGAGGTTGATCCGATCATGTGTTCAGCTGGGTGGAGCAAGATCTGCACAGTTTGCAAAACGGGGCTCTACTCATAAGCAGCTGGTTCCGGGAAAGGTTATTAATGGCATTTGGCCTAGCAATCACTTACATATGCAGAGTAGCGGTGAACCTATGGATTTTATGCAGGAACAGAAATCTAGGTGTTCAATATCTTTACATGATTTCAAAGTTGCCATGGAGCTAAATCCACAGCAACTCGGTGAAGATTGGCCATTGCTGCTGGAGAAAATTTGCATGcaatcatttgaggaatga
- the LOC119993224 gene encoding plasma membrane ATPase 4 isoform X1, translating to MGGDKGFSLEEIKNETVDLEKIPIEEVFEQLKCSREGLTSEEGANRLQVFGPNKLEEKKESKILKFLGFMWNPLSWVMEAAALMAIALANGGGRPPDWQDFVGIIVLLFINSTISFIEENNAGNAAAALMAGLAPKTKVLRDGRWSEQDASILVPGDIISIKLGDIVPADARLLEGDPLKIDQSALTGESLPVTKNPSDEVFSGSTCKQGEIEAVVIATGVHTFFGKAAHLVDSTNQVGHFQKVLTAIGNFCICSIAVGIIVEIIVMYPIQHREYRDGIDNLLVLLIGGIPIAMPTVLSVTMAIGSHRLSQQGAITKRMTAIEEMAGMDVLCSDKTGTLTLNKLTVDKNLIEVFAKGVEKDQVVLFAARASRTENQDAIDAAIVGMLADPKEARAGIREVHFLPFNPVDKRTALTYIDPNGNWHRVSKGAPEQIVALCNCKEDVKKKVHMVIDKFAERGLRSLAVARQEVPEKSKDSPGAPWEFVGLLPLFDPPRHDSAETIRRALNLGVNVKMITGDQLAIGKETGRRLGMGTNMYPSSSLLGQDKDASIASLPVDELIEKADGFAGVFPEHKYEIVKRLQERKHICGMTGDGVNDAPALKKADIGIAVADATDAARSASDIVLTEPGLSVIISAVLTSRAIFQRMKNYTIYAVSITIRIVFGFMFIALIWKFDFAPFMVLIIAILNDGTIMTISKDRVKPSPLPDSWKLKEIFSTGIVLGGYLALMTVIFFWAMKQTNFFSDTFGVRSLRFSPEEMMAALYLQVSIVSQALIFVTRSRSWSFVERPGLLLLTAFAVAQLIATLIAVYANWGFARIQGCGWGWAGVIWLYSVVTYIPLDILKFAIRYVLSGKAWDNLLENKTAFTTKKDYGKEEREAQWAAAQRTLHGLQPPESTSLFADKNSYRELSEIAEQAKRRAEMARLRELNTLKGHVESVVKLKGLDIDTIQQHYTV from the exons ATGGGCGGCGATAAGGGCTTCAGTCTGGAGGAGATTAAGAATGAGACCGTTGATCTG GAAAAAATTCCTATAGAAGAAGTCTTTGAACAGCTAAAATGCTCAAGAGAAGGTCTAACTTCAGAGGAAGGAGCCAACCGGCTTCAAGTTTTTGGACCGAACAaactagaagaaaaaaag GAGAGCAAAATTCTCAAGTTTCTAGGCTTTATGTGGAATCCGTTGTCATGGGTCATGGAAGCTGCTGCACTTATGGCTATCGCCCTGGCTAATGGTGGCGGAAGGCCTCCGGATTGGCAGGACTTTGTTGGCATCATTGTGTTACTGTTTATCAATTCCACAATCAGCTTTATTGAAGAAAACAATGCTGGTAATGCAGCAGCTGCCCTTATGGCTGGTCTTGCTCCCAAGACAAAG GTCCTTAGAGATGGACGGTGGAGTGAGCAAGATGCTTCAATTTTAGTTCCAGGAGACATAATCAGCATCAAACTGGGAGATATAGTTCCTGCCGATGCCCGTCTGCTTGAGGGAGATCCTTTGAAGATCGATCAATCAGCCCTTACAGGCGAATCCCTTCCTGTCACCAAGAATCCTTCAGATGAAGTATTTTCCggctcaacatgcaaacagggtGAAATAGAAGCCGTTGTAATAGCCACTGGTGTGCACACCTTTTTCGGCAAAGCTGCTCATCTGGTGGACAGCACCAATCAAGTAGGGCATTTCCAGAAAGTTCTTACAGCTATTGGTAATTTCTGTATTTGCTCAATAGCTGTTGGAATAATCGTGGAGATTATAGTCATGTACCCAATACAGCATCGCGAGTACAGAGATGGGATTGACAACTTGCTGGTTCTCTTAATTGGAGGAATACCGATTGCAATGCCAACTGTTTTATCTGTAACAATGGCTATTGGCTCCCACAGGCTTTCTCAGCAGGGTGCTATCACCAAGAGGATGACTGCCATTGAGGAAATGGCAGGCATGGATGTTCTCTGCAGTGACAAAACTGGGACTCTGACCCTGAATAAGCTTACTGTTGACAAAAATCTGATTGAAGTGTTTGCTAAGGGTGTGGAAAAAGATCAAGTTGTTCTTTTTGCAGCTAGGGCTTCGAGAACTGAAAACCAGGACGCCATTGATGCCGCAATTGTTGGGATGCTTGCTGATCCGAAGGAG GCACGAGCAGGTATTAGAGAAGTTCACTTCCTTCCATTTAATCCCGTGGACAAGAGGACTGCTTTGACATATATTGATCCTAATGGAAACTGGCATCGTGTTAGCAAAGGTGCTCCTGAGCAG ATAGTAGCCCTTTGCAACTGCAAGGAGGACGTGAAGAAGAAGGTCCATATGGTGATTGATAAGTTTGCTGAACGTGGACTACGATCTTTAGCTGTTGCAAGACAG GAAGTCCCTGAAAAATCAAAAGATAGTCCAGGTGCACCATGGGAGTTTGTTGGTTTGCTGCCTCTGTTTGATCCTCCAAGACATGATAGTGCAGAAACTATAAGAAGAGCCCTTAACCTTGGTGTGAATGTAAAGATGATTACTG GTGATCAGCTTGCCATTGGCAAAGAAACTGGCCGGAGGCTTGGAATGGGAACAAACATGTATCCCTCTTCTTCATTGCTTGGGCAAGACAAGGATGCTTCAATTGCATCCCTCCCTGTAGATGAGTTAATAGAGAAGGCTGATGGATTTGCTGGAGTTTTTCCAG AGCACAAATACGAAATTGTTAAGAGACTGCAGGAGAGGAAGCATATTTGTGGAATGACAGGGGATGGTGTTAATGATGCTCCTGCTTTGAAGAAGGCCGATATTGGAATTGCAGTAGCTGATGCTACTGATGCTGCTAGAAGTGCTTCTGACATTGTTCTCACCGAACCTGGCTTGAGCGTGATAATAAGTGCTGTGCTGACTAGCAGGGCCATTTTCCAAAGGATGAAGAACTATACT ATTTACGCAGTTTCTATTACTATACGTATTGTG TTTGGCTTCATGTTTATTGCCTTGATATGGAAGTTTGACTTCGCTCCCTTCATGGTTTTAATTATTGCCATCCTAAATGATG GAACAATAATGACAATATCAAAGGATCGAGTAAAGCCATCTCCACTACCTGATAGCTGGAAGTTGAAAGAAATTTTCAGCACTGGCATTGTACTCGGAGGTTACCTAGCCCTAATGACAGTAATATTCTTTTGGGCTATGAAACAAACAAACTTTTTCTCG GACACGTTTGGTGTAAGATCGCTGAGGTTTAGTCCTGAAGAAATGATGGCAGCTCTATACCTGCAAGTGAGTATTGTGAGCCAGGCACTTATTTTTGTGACAAGGTCTCGCAGCTGGTCTTTTGTTGAACGCCCTGGACTTCTCCTTCTCACTGCTTTTGCTGTGGCTCAGCTG ATAGCAACTTTAATAGCTGTGTATGCAAATTGGGGCTTTGCACGGATACAGGGTTGTGGATGGGGATGGGCTGGAGTTATCTGGCTCTATAGTGTGGTTACATACATCCCTCTTGATATTCTCAAGTTTGCAATTCGCTATGTCCTCAGTGGGAAAGCTTGGGATAACCTTTTGGAGAACAAG ACTGCTTTCACTACGAAGAAAGACTATGggaaagaagagagggaagCACAGTGGGCTGCAGCGCAGAGGACCCTGCATGGTCTTCAACCGCCTGAATCCACCTCCCTGTTTGCTGATAAGAATAGTTACAGGGAACTCTCAGAAATTGCAGAGCAGGCCAAGCGCAGGGCTGAGATGGCAAG ACTGAGGGAACTGAATACATTGAAGGGGCACGTGGAGTCAGTGGTGAAGCTGAAGGGCCTCGACATTGATACAATCCAACAGCATTACACAGTCTGA
- the LOC119993224 gene encoding plasma membrane ATPase 4 isoform X2 translates to MWNPLSWVMEAAALMAIALANGGGRPPDWQDFVGIIVLLFINSTISFIEENNAGNAAAALMAGLAPKTKVLRDGRWSEQDASILVPGDIISIKLGDIVPADARLLEGDPLKIDQSALTGESLPVTKNPSDEVFSGSTCKQGEIEAVVIATGVHTFFGKAAHLVDSTNQVGHFQKVLTAIGNFCICSIAVGIIVEIIVMYPIQHREYRDGIDNLLVLLIGGIPIAMPTVLSVTMAIGSHRLSQQGAITKRMTAIEEMAGMDVLCSDKTGTLTLNKLTVDKNLIEVFAKGVEKDQVVLFAARASRTENQDAIDAAIVGMLADPKEARAGIREVHFLPFNPVDKRTALTYIDPNGNWHRVSKGAPEQIVALCNCKEDVKKKVHMVIDKFAERGLRSLAVARQEVPEKSKDSPGAPWEFVGLLPLFDPPRHDSAETIRRALNLGVNVKMITGDQLAIGKETGRRLGMGTNMYPSSSLLGQDKDASIASLPVDELIEKADGFAGVFPEHKYEIVKRLQERKHICGMTGDGVNDAPALKKADIGIAVADATDAARSASDIVLTEPGLSVIISAVLTSRAIFQRMKNYTIYAVSITIRIVFGFMFIALIWKFDFAPFMVLIIAILNDGTIMTISKDRVKPSPLPDSWKLKEIFSTGIVLGGYLALMTVIFFWAMKQTNFFSDTFGVRSLRFSPEEMMAALYLQVSIVSQALIFVTRSRSWSFVERPGLLLLTAFAVAQLIATLIAVYANWGFARIQGCGWGWAGVIWLYSVVTYIPLDILKFAIRYVLSGKAWDNLLENKTAFTTKKDYGKEEREAQWAAAQRTLHGLQPPESTSLFADKNSYRELSEIAEQAKRRAEMARLRELNTLKGHVESVVKLKGLDIDTIQQHYTV, encoded by the exons ATGTGGAATCCGTTGTCATGGGTCATGGAAGCTGCTGCACTTATGGCTATCGCCCTGGCTAATGGTGGCGGAAGGCCTCCGGATTGGCAGGACTTTGTTGGCATCATTGTGTTACTGTTTATCAATTCCACAATCAGCTTTATTGAAGAAAACAATGCTGGTAATGCAGCAGCTGCCCTTATGGCTGGTCTTGCTCCCAAGACAAAG GTCCTTAGAGATGGACGGTGGAGTGAGCAAGATGCTTCAATTTTAGTTCCAGGAGACATAATCAGCATCAAACTGGGAGATATAGTTCCTGCCGATGCCCGTCTGCTTGAGGGAGATCCTTTGAAGATCGATCAATCAGCCCTTACAGGCGAATCCCTTCCTGTCACCAAGAATCCTTCAGATGAAGTATTTTCCggctcaacatgcaaacagggtGAAATAGAAGCCGTTGTAATAGCCACTGGTGTGCACACCTTTTTCGGCAAAGCTGCTCATCTGGTGGACAGCACCAATCAAGTAGGGCATTTCCAGAAAGTTCTTACAGCTATTGGTAATTTCTGTATTTGCTCAATAGCTGTTGGAATAATCGTGGAGATTATAGTCATGTACCCAATACAGCATCGCGAGTACAGAGATGGGATTGACAACTTGCTGGTTCTCTTAATTGGAGGAATACCGATTGCAATGCCAACTGTTTTATCTGTAACAATGGCTATTGGCTCCCACAGGCTTTCTCAGCAGGGTGCTATCACCAAGAGGATGACTGCCATTGAGGAAATGGCAGGCATGGATGTTCTCTGCAGTGACAAAACTGGGACTCTGACCCTGAATAAGCTTACTGTTGACAAAAATCTGATTGAAGTGTTTGCTAAGGGTGTGGAAAAAGATCAAGTTGTTCTTTTTGCAGCTAGGGCTTCGAGAACTGAAAACCAGGACGCCATTGATGCCGCAATTGTTGGGATGCTTGCTGATCCGAAGGAG GCACGAGCAGGTATTAGAGAAGTTCACTTCCTTCCATTTAATCCCGTGGACAAGAGGACTGCTTTGACATATATTGATCCTAATGGAAACTGGCATCGTGTTAGCAAAGGTGCTCCTGAGCAG ATAGTAGCCCTTTGCAACTGCAAGGAGGACGTGAAGAAGAAGGTCCATATGGTGATTGATAAGTTTGCTGAACGTGGACTACGATCTTTAGCTGTTGCAAGACAG GAAGTCCCTGAAAAATCAAAAGATAGTCCAGGTGCACCATGGGAGTTTGTTGGTTTGCTGCCTCTGTTTGATCCTCCAAGACATGATAGTGCAGAAACTATAAGAAGAGCCCTTAACCTTGGTGTGAATGTAAAGATGATTACTG GTGATCAGCTTGCCATTGGCAAAGAAACTGGCCGGAGGCTTGGAATGGGAACAAACATGTATCCCTCTTCTTCATTGCTTGGGCAAGACAAGGATGCTTCAATTGCATCCCTCCCTGTAGATGAGTTAATAGAGAAGGCTGATGGATTTGCTGGAGTTTTTCCAG AGCACAAATACGAAATTGTTAAGAGACTGCAGGAGAGGAAGCATATTTGTGGAATGACAGGGGATGGTGTTAATGATGCTCCTGCTTTGAAGAAGGCCGATATTGGAATTGCAGTAGCTGATGCTACTGATGCTGCTAGAAGTGCTTCTGACATTGTTCTCACCGAACCTGGCTTGAGCGTGATAATAAGTGCTGTGCTGACTAGCAGGGCCATTTTCCAAAGGATGAAGAACTATACT ATTTACGCAGTTTCTATTACTATACGTATTGTG TTTGGCTTCATGTTTATTGCCTTGATATGGAAGTTTGACTTCGCTCCCTTCATGGTTTTAATTATTGCCATCCTAAATGATG GAACAATAATGACAATATCAAAGGATCGAGTAAAGCCATCTCCACTACCTGATAGCTGGAAGTTGAAAGAAATTTTCAGCACTGGCATTGTACTCGGAGGTTACCTAGCCCTAATGACAGTAATATTCTTTTGGGCTATGAAACAAACAAACTTTTTCTCG GACACGTTTGGTGTAAGATCGCTGAGGTTTAGTCCTGAAGAAATGATGGCAGCTCTATACCTGCAAGTGAGTATTGTGAGCCAGGCACTTATTTTTGTGACAAGGTCTCGCAGCTGGTCTTTTGTTGAACGCCCTGGACTTCTCCTTCTCACTGCTTTTGCTGTGGCTCAGCTG ATAGCAACTTTAATAGCTGTGTATGCAAATTGGGGCTTTGCACGGATACAGGGTTGTGGATGGGGATGGGCTGGAGTTATCTGGCTCTATAGTGTGGTTACATACATCCCTCTTGATATTCTCAAGTTTGCAATTCGCTATGTCCTCAGTGGGAAAGCTTGGGATAACCTTTTGGAGAACAAG ACTGCTTTCACTACGAAGAAAGACTATGggaaagaagagagggaagCACAGTGGGCTGCAGCGCAGAGGACCCTGCATGGTCTTCAACCGCCTGAATCCACCTCCCTGTTTGCTGATAAGAATAGTTACAGGGAACTCTCAGAAATTGCAGAGCAGGCCAAGCGCAGGGCTGAGATGGCAAG ACTGAGGGAACTGAATACATTGAAGGGGCACGTGGAGTCAGTGGTGAAGCTGAAGGGCCTCGACATTGATACAATCCAACAGCATTACACAGTCTGA